A single Zootoca vivipara chromosome 1, rZooViv1.1, whole genome shotgun sequence DNA region contains:
- the TMEM198 gene encoding transmembrane protein 198 — protein sequence MTSTVQTLRFPLLPHVPNQDETYNCEEEIERRYQVVPSVVCAMCCLFGIIYCFFGYRCFKAVMFLTGLMFGSVIIFMLCYKERVLDTQLSVEASVGIGLGIGVLCGLVTMLVRSVGLFMVGLLLGLLLAVAALVVMEQFYHPPTVWIPIGLLLGMGMLCAVLTLQWQRLFTTLSTAVFGSAVMTATADYFVELFLLLQYVYERVKVAPARPICWYSWVILGTWPVLALLGVLVQWKVTAEGYSHTEVIISRQQRRVQLMRIKQREERKEKKKKRRPHPHPHVQHKAHPPEPAYRRKPNPVRRFDGDVLSPSYIQSFRERQTGSSLNSLLANAHAAIDIDYDCGSTVPLTTGSGPAMRV from the exons ATGACGTCAACGGTACAGACCCTGCGtttcccgctgctgccgcacgtGCCAAACCAAGACGAGACATACAACTGTGAGGAGGAGATTGAGCGGCGCTACCAAGTGGTACCCTCGGTGGTCTGCGCCATGTGCTGCCTCTTTGGGATCATCTACTGCTTCTTTG GGTACCGATGCTTCAAGGCGGTGATGTTCCTGACAGGACTGATGTTTGGCTCCGTGATCATCTTCATGCTGTGCTACAAAGAGCGGGTGCTGGACACCCAGCTGAGTGTTGAGGCCTCCGTGGGCATTGGGCTGGGCATCGGGGTGCTCTGTGGGCTGGTGACCATGCTTGTGCGCAGTGTTGGGCTCTTCATGGTTGggctgctgctggggctgctgctggcggTGGCTGCGCTGGTGGTGATGGAGCAGTTCTACCACCCACCTACTGTCTGGATCCCCATCGGTTTGCTGCTTGGCATGGGCATGCTGTGTGCGGTGCTCACCTTGCAGTGGCAGCGCCTCTTCACCACGCTCTCCACGGCTGTCTTCGGCAGTGCCGTCATGACCGCCACCGCCGACTACTTTGTCgagctcttcctgctgctgcagtACGTCTACGAGCGCGTCAAGGTAGCTCCTGCCCGCCCCATCTGCTGGTACAGCTGGGTCATCTTGGGCACTTGGCCAGTCCTGGCATTGTTGGGCGTCCTGGTGCAGTGGAAAGTCACGGCAGAGGGATATTCCCACACGGAAG tgaTTATCAGTCGGCAGCAGCGGCGTGTTCAGCTGATGCGGATCAAGCAACGAGAAGAGcgcaaggagaaaaagaagaagaggcgaCCACACCCCCACCCACATGTGCAACACAAGGCCCACCCACCGGAGCCTGCCTACCGTCGCAAGCCTAATCCTGTGCGCCGATTTGATGGGGATGTGCTCTCCCCA AGCTACATACAGAGCTTCCGGGAGCGGCAGACGGGATCCTCTCTCAACAGCCTTCTGGCCAACGCTCATGCCGCCATTGACATTGACTATGACTGTGGCTCCACCGTGCCCCTGACAACGGGCTCTGGCCCTGCAATGCGGGTATAG